The Spirochaetota bacterium genome has a segment encoding these proteins:
- a CDS encoding SpoIIE family protein phosphatase, translating to MTRYLANAALLAGIALLNAFSFLAVREFALHGQSVVGPAGAAFPGLDSGADSLWFLLFLIACADIQFVWAFIIRIIHPHRRLARLFSWFGFALCLHCFFLVDLFSRAAFVPAYVLTGVLLGYAGVVIGFNLTNRKTSQAAAAVSLVPGAGIVLASIAFPSGPGGTVVLQILAIYLILCSLFAIGSLAFSTIRARNGYLLRRNVTIMACMTFGFLVPVLFFALRLCACVQVPPALGPGLMLVIPLCVGNRLLENNFFNVTPYIGKGAVVIILNAAIAAAGGGGLYYILTVSSFPTGMLLDAALFAAGMILLLKAKFSAGDWLRDALSAGRDRYAESLQTIAEFVSSPAELHVKLEKIFAEVVAVAGTPPPRLILFEDHPGALQAELARHTEPLSRESALYRFFSESPVTMLRYTLIQNGAVEESVYRFMKERDVLIAVPLIRDGEIRGALMVGDKEGDVFFSDDEVGYLQTVSMQLYQLIENDRLFNDYITQRSFERELDIASSIQLRLFPERTPEKRGLAIHYYNRPYVKVTGDYYDFITVDRNRTALVIADVSGHGLSAAMILSMTSSIINAMLMEKKTIEKAVEEVNHFLTRRYNGVDLITLFVGVYDKSSREMAYINAGHCAPVLVRSGRKDLSTLEGRSKILGADPDANYSSSRFAFNRGDELILYTDGLVELYDEKTGEQFCESRLLEVVSRSRDAGIEEKIRMIREKAESFGEAIHDDITVIGIKIL from the coding sequence ATGACGCGCTACCTGGCAAACGCCGCCCTCCTTGCGGGGATCGCCCTTCTCAACGCGTTCTCTTTTCTGGCTGTGCGTGAGTTCGCGCTCCACGGACAGTCCGTGGTGGGTCCGGCGGGAGCGGCCTTCCCCGGGCTCGACAGCGGCGCGGATTCGCTGTGGTTCTTGCTCTTCCTTATCGCCTGCGCGGACATCCAGTTCGTCTGGGCTTTCATCATCCGTATCATACATCCCCACCGGCGACTCGCCCGGCTTTTCAGCTGGTTCGGTTTCGCGCTATGCCTTCACTGCTTTTTCCTCGTCGACCTTTTTTCGCGCGCCGCGTTTGTTCCGGCATACGTGCTTACGGGAGTATTGCTGGGGTACGCGGGTGTCGTGATCGGCTTCAACCTCACCAATAGGAAGACAAGCCAGGCTGCTGCGGCCGTTTCACTGGTGCCCGGGGCCGGGATCGTTCTCGCCTCGATCGCGTTTCCATCGGGACCGGGCGGGACCGTTGTGCTTCAAATCCTCGCGATATATCTCATTCTGTGTTCGCTCTTCGCCATAGGGAGCCTTGCCTTTTCCACAATAAGAGCCCGAAACGGATACCTTTTGCGTCGTAACGTCACCATTATGGCATGCATGACATTCGGCTTTCTCGTTCCCGTTCTGTTTTTCGCGCTTCGTCTCTGTGCTTGCGTCCAGGTCCCGCCGGCGCTTGGCCCGGGCCTGATGCTTGTAATCCCCCTCTGCGTGGGGAACAGGCTCCTGGAAAACAATTTCTTCAACGTAACGCCCTATATCGGGAAAGGCGCCGTGGTGATCATCCTCAACGCCGCGATCGCCGCGGCCGGTGGGGGAGGCCTGTACTATATCCTGACGGTATCGTCCTTTCCCACCGGGATGCTGCTCGACGCCGCGCTCTTCGCCGCGGGCATGATCCTTCTGTTGAAGGCGAAATTCAGCGCCGGAGACTGGCTGCGGGATGCGCTCAGCGCCGGACGCGACCGCTACGCCGAATCCCTGCAGACGATAGCGGAGTTCGTCTCCTCTCCCGCGGAATTGCACGTGAAGCTCGAGAAGATATTCGCCGAAGTGGTCGCCGTCGCGGGGACGCCTCCGCCGCGCCTCATCCTTTTCGAGGACCACCCCGGGGCGCTCCAGGCAGAGCTTGCGCGCCACACCGAGCCGCTGTCGCGGGAGTCGGCGCTCTACCGCTTTTTCTCCGAAAGCCCGGTGACGATGCTCCGCTACACGCTCATCCAAAATGGAGCCGTCGAGGAAAGCGTCTACCGGTTCATGAAGGAGCGGGACGTGCTCATCGCCGTGCCGCTTATAAGGGACGGGGAGATCAGGGGCGCTTTGATGGTCGGCGACAAGGAGGGAGACGTCTTTTTCAGCGACGACGAGGTCGGCTATCTCCAGACGGTCTCCATGCAGCTCTACCAGCTCATAGAGAATGACCGGCTGTTCAACGATTATATAACGCAGCGGAGCTTCGAGCGGGAGCTCGATATAGCATCGTCGATCCAGTTGCGCCTTTTCCCCGAACGGACGCCCGAGAAGAGAGGACTCGCCATCCATTATTACAACCGACCCTATGTAAAGGTCACCGGCGATTACTATGATTTCATCACCGTCGACAGGAACAGGACTGCCCTGGTCATTGCGGACGTTTCTGGCCATGGGCTTTCGGCGGCCATGATACTCTCGATGACGAGCAGCATCATCAACGCGATGCTGATGGAGAAGAAGACCATCGAGAAGGCCGTGGAGGAGGTAAACCACTTCCTCACCCGACGCTACAACGGCGTCGATCTGATCACGCTCTTCGTCGGGGTCTACGACAAGTCCTCGCGCGAGATGGCGTACATCAATGCGGGACATTGCGCGCCGGTGCTCGTCCGCTCGGGCCGAAAGGACCTGTCCACGCTGGAGGGGCGGTCCAAGATACTGGGGGCCGATCCCGACGCCAATTATTCTTCTTCGCGATTCGCATTCAACCGGGGCGATGAGCTCATCCTCTACACGGACGGCCTGGTGGAGCTCTACGACGAAAAGACCGGGGAACAGTTCTGCGAGAGCAGGCTGCTCGAGGTGGTGTCGCGCTCGCGCGACGCGGGAATCGAGGAAAAGATACGCATGATCCGGGAGAAGGCTGAAAGCTTTGGCGAGGCGATCCATGACGACATTACGGTTATCGGCATTAAAATCCTGTAA
- a CDS encoding deoxyribodipyrimidine photo-lyase, producing the protein MAMDQRRLHILNEAPYAGGPVLYWMSREQRARDNWALIYAREKAIEYRAPLEVFFCLSPDFLGAGEAQYAFMLEGLREVEEDLRLLGIAFTVERGDPMTAAAAFVEKMKAGLVVTDFDPLRIKLRWRDGLAAKSRVPVHEVDAHNIVPCRVASPKLEYGAHTLRKKIQRLLPEFLLPFPALKKFDDPGARPPVDWNRMFCGAAKFSIKSGPRAARRAMRRFLAGGLGDYSWARNDPARDGQSGLSPYLHFGQLSAQRLALEVSRSPLRGRDDYLEQLVVRRELSDNYCLYNPRYDSLEGIPGWARKTLDKHRADRREFVYTRDELEHARTHDPLWNAAQTGLLKLGTMHGYLRMYWAKKILEWSQSPEEAFETAVILNDRYQLDGRDPNGYAGIAWSIGGTHDRPWGERPVFGMIRYMSFNGCKSKFNIRTYIESIENA; encoded by the coding sequence ATGGCCATGGACCAACGCCGCCTGCACATCCTGAACGAAGCCCCGTACGCGGGAGGACCGGTCCTCTACTGGATGAGCCGTGAGCAGCGCGCCCGCGACAACTGGGCCCTAATTTACGCCCGCGAGAAGGCCATTGAATACCGCGCGCCGCTGGAGGTCTTCTTCTGCCTCTCGCCCGATTTCCTCGGCGCCGGGGAGGCCCAGTACGCGTTCATGCTCGAGGGGCTCAGGGAGGTCGAGGAGGACCTCCGTTTGCTCGGCATAGCCTTCACCGTCGAGCGCGGGGATCCCATGACCGCCGCCGCCGCATTTGTCGAAAAGATGAAGGCCGGGCTGGTGGTGACGGACTTCGATCCGCTGCGGATAAAGCTTCGCTGGCGCGATGGCCTCGCCGCGAAAAGCCGCGTCCCCGTACACGAGGTCGACGCCCATAACATCGTGCCCTGCCGCGTGGCCTCGCCTAAACTGGAATACGGGGCACATACGCTCAGAAAAAAAATCCAGCGGCTCCTGCCCGAGTTTCTCCTGCCGTTTCCCGCGCTCAAGAAATTTGACGATCCCGGAGCGCGCCCGCCCGTGGACTGGAACCGCATGTTTTGCGGGGCGGCTAAATTCAGCATTAAGAGCGGTCCGCGCGCCGCGCGCCGCGCAATGCGGCGCTTCCTTGCCGGCGGTCTCGGGGACTATTCGTGGGCCCGCAACGACCCGGCCCGCGACGGCCAGTCAGGCCTCTCTCCGTATCTGCATTTCGGCCAACTCTCGGCCCAGCGCCTCGCCCTCGAGGTCTCTCGCTCCCCGTTGCGCGGCAGGGACGACTACCTGGAACAGCTCGTTGTCCGCAGGGAACTTTCCGACAACTACTGCCTGTACAATCCGCGGTATGACTCGTTGGAGGGAATACCCGGCTGGGCCAGGAAAACGCTCGACAAACATCGCGCCGACCGGCGCGAATTCGTCTATACCCGCGATGAACTCGAGCACGCGCGCACACACGATCCGCTCTGGAACGCCGCGCAGACGGGCCTGTTAAAGCTAGGGACGATGCACGGCTACCTTCGAATGTACTGGGCGAAAAAGATACTGGAGTGGAGCCAATCTCCCGAGGAGGCTTTCGAGACCGCCGTCATCCTCAACGACCGCTACCAGCTTGACGGGCGCGATCCGAACGGGTACGCCGGTATCGCCTGGAGTATCGGGGGTACGCACGACAGGCCGTGGGGCGAGCGGCCTGTGTTCGGCATGATCCGCTACATGAGTTTCAACGGCTGCAAGTCAAAGTTCAACATACGCACGTACATCGAATCAATCGAAAACGCATAA
- the tmk gene encoding dTMP kinase, translating to MKGVGPLFVVFEGIDGSGKTTICEAVFAHYTNAGFPVVRLREPSDGPWGRRIRELIQNDAMPGPEDQVRLFIEDREDDVAANIRPALDGGKMVLLDRYYYSNAAYQGALGLEAGRVIDENRRRGFPEPDRVYLLDLEPAEALRRVRARGGASAGKDAFEREDFQASVRAAYLSIADGRFLILDGRMPAQSIIETVVRDIDSLLEA from the coding sequence ATGAAGGGCGTTGGTCCGCTCTTCGTTGTTTTCGAGGGAATTGACGGCTCGGGGAAGACGACCATCTGCGAGGCGGTGTTCGCCCATTACACGAACGCCGGGTTCCCGGTGGTCAGGCTTCGGGAGCCATCGGACGGACCGTGGGGGAGAAGGATACGCGAGTTGATCCAGAACGACGCGATGCCAGGCCCCGAAGATCAGGTGCGACTGTTTATCGAGGACAGGGAAGATGATGTGGCGGCCAACATCCGGCCCGCGCTCGATGGCGGGAAGATGGTCCTCCTTGATCGTTATTATTATTCCAACGCCGCCTACCAGGGTGCGCTGGGGCTCGAGGCCGGCCGTGTGATCGATGAAAACAGGCGCAGGGGCTTTCCCGAGCCGGACCGTGTCTACCTGCTGGACCTTGAACCCGCGGAGGCCCTGCGCAGGGTGCGGGCCAGGGGCGGCGCGTCGGCCGGTAAGGACGCGTTCGAGAGGGAGGATTTTCAGGCGTCGGTCCGGGCGGCCTATCTGTCCATCGCCGACGGGCGTTTCCTTATACTCGACGGACGGATGCCGGCGCAGTCAATCATTGAAACCGTTGTGCGCGATATAGACTCACTCCTTGAGGCATGA
- a CDS encoding SpoIIE family protein phosphatase, with protein sequence MRNRIKNISLTYGVNLLFMALLLAFAGGLAMLELDGAFSAVFFFAVIISLLPVVNYLHTIIDSYISPIRYNDLYVQTVDSILNIESFDEVLRTTFDQILDLIKVGTGMLIFYYHDRDEFNIFYQKNKRRKIIRNARISKDNLLFRVINGPEDVIVRGKLNPSIHFEGSIIAELDRLGAEVVVPIYYHEMFLGFIATGGQRRRFSPGEIRLLRIFASKIAILSVNRFFFNEIVRKKELEKEYELAARVQKNFLPSAGAVIGRFELRVYHETTSLMIREFYDVFKNDAVEDDIRISTYRIKSNIAGTSILMPGVQSVLQSFARLGLSPSGVLARMKRIIRDKHLHAQDLVIMHGSLKQNGEFVFSNYGYPAPLVYRRGGGLYPRRREGRGTTQSLRMQPGDIMILCCDSFYRALVENLPAFADLMERNHGAPLSKLRSAMVRSLSESAGAGSSDRLLVMVRMEERS encoded by the coding sequence ATGAGAAACAGGATCAAGAACATCTCCCTGACTTACGGGGTAAACTTGCTTTTTATGGCGCTGCTCCTTGCGTTCGCGGGCGGGCTCGCCATGCTCGAGCTGGATGGCGCTTTTTCCGCGGTTTTCTTTTTCGCCGTGATCATATCGCTTCTGCCCGTTGTCAACTACCTGCACACCATCATAGACTCATACATCAGCCCAATACGCTACAACGACCTCTACGTCCAGACGGTGGATTCCATCCTCAACATCGAGTCGTTCGACGAGGTGCTTCGCACGACCTTCGACCAGATACTCGACCTCATCAAGGTCGGAACGGGCATGCTCATTTTCTACTACCACGACAGGGACGAGTTCAACATCTTCTACCAGAAGAACAAGCGGCGGAAGATAATCCGCAACGCCAGGATATCGAAAGACAACCTGCTCTTCAGGGTGATAAACGGCCCGGAAGACGTCATCGTGCGGGGCAAGCTGAATCCCTCCATCCACTTCGAAGGCTCCATCATCGCCGAGCTCGACCGCCTCGGCGCCGAGGTGGTCGTGCCCATCTACTACCATGAAATGTTTCTGGGCTTCATCGCCACCGGGGGGCAGCGTCGCAGGTTCTCGCCCGGGGAAATAAGGCTGCTTCGGATATTCGCATCGAAGATCGCCATACTCTCGGTCAACCGCTTTTTCTTCAACGAGATCGTCAGGAAGAAGGAGCTTGAGAAGGAGTACGAGCTTGCCGCGCGAGTGCAGAAGAATTTCCTTCCGTCGGCGGGCGCGGTGATAGGCAGGTTCGAACTGCGGGTATATCACGAAACGACATCCCTCATGATCCGTGAATTTTACGACGTGTTCAAAAATGACGCCGTCGAGGACGACATACGGATATCCACATACAGAATAAAGAGCAATATAGCCGGGACATCCATCCTAATGCCCGGGGTGCAATCGGTACTGCAGAGCTTCGCGCGCCTGGGGCTTTCGCCCTCCGGGGTGCTTGCCCGGATGAAGCGTATAATACGGGACAAGCATCTCCATGCGCAGGACCTCGTCATCATGCACGGCTCGCTGAAGCAGAACGGGGAGTTTGTATTCTCCAATTACGGATATCCCGCGCCGCTTGTTTACCGTCGCGGCGGAGGGCTTTATCCCCGCCGCAGGGAAGGCCGGGGAACGACGCAGTCCCTGCGTATGCAGCCGGGCGATATCATGATTCTGTGCTGCGATTCCTTTTACCGGGCTCTTGTCGAAAACCTGCCCGCCTTCGCGGACCTCATGGAAAGGAACCACGGCGCACCGCTCTCGAAGCTTCGATCGGCGATGGTCCGCTCGCTTTCGGAAAGCGCGGGGGCGGGCTCGAGCGACAGACTGCTGGTCATGGTGCGCATGGAGGAACGTTCATGA
- the sppA gene encoding signal peptide peptidase SppA: MTTLRLSALKSCKLAAGAAVLACALSAVASPPTDPLSALRRSAPASNANLVGAQFVNPAFAGDSAAPFMSYRLLRYEGRDGSDHLAALAFAGFTLSYLRIGDLYDPAARSFTGAHMNIATIAKGLFFGNVFGLGGAYSFSAGASEGYDRYRSVTAGAVLRPVRFVSFGYALRDMNEPRVGQGAAPRSEVYSVSVRPYGDRVSLSFDAVRRYGQRFDRDGLYIAADLRLPRDIMLFAGTTPGRKFSAGVLVPIEFEGPRGSTLILDYFNAAGAHGSPRAAAYGIALTAAKYRDAVPAAKGVLAIRFAESMNEIEQERILGEARPSFHDMIAALDEAAADPAIAAVMLKIDSMPLGFAQVQEARAAIKRFRASGKKVYAALASIGNKEYYLAAAADEVCLAPNTPFAFTGLVAEVYFFKGLMDKAGVRFESISKGKYKSFNEPFTREGMSEAHRENLTELLSDLNTQYLDDIAADRGFSRGEIDALFARGFLAPDDAKVGRFVDEVAYPSELEKKITGDGPGAKRLVKMEEYIARKRRLVEWGPVPAIAVVHVTGSIIRGEERRSGLLGPDATGDESFRKMLERVFGDPSVRAVVIRVNSGGGSATASDFMWHALLEMKKKYNKPVVFSFGNIAASGGYYIACTGDKIFSGGGTVTGSIGVVMGKVNLSKLYATLGINKDVIKMSEFADIFDESRDISARERELLQKAVDFIYRGFTEKVEKGRGISKENIPGVAEGRVFAGSRAKERALVDSIGGLVAAIEYAKGMAGVERRCRVLHLPSRRSSVVEMLGSATAGDALAAIEPIRNALQNLYHGDEAWLFLYPYRIEIK; the protein is encoded by the coding sequence ATGACGACATTACGGTTATCGGCATTAAAATCCTGTAAGCTCGCGGCCGGTGCCGCCGTGCTTGCGTGCGCGCTTTCGGCCGTCGCCTCACCCCCGACGGACCCGCTCTCGGCACTCCGCCGAAGCGCTCCGGCGAGCAACGCGAACCTCGTCGGGGCGCAGTTTGTGAATCCTGCGTTCGCGGGCGATAGCGCCGCGCCCTTCATGAGCTACCGGCTTCTCCGCTACGAAGGCCGCGACGGTTCGGACCACCTGGCGGCCCTTGCGTTCGCCGGGTTCACGCTGTCGTATCTGCGTATCGGAGACCTGTACGACCCGGCGGCGCGGAGCTTTACGGGCGCGCACATGAATATCGCCACAATCGCCAAGGGCCTGTTTTTCGGCAACGTATTCGGCCTGGGCGGGGCGTATTCGTTCAGCGCGGGGGCGAGCGAGGGTTACGACCGGTATCGCTCGGTTACGGCGGGGGCGGTGCTTCGACCGGTGCGCTTTGTTTCGTTCGGCTACGCGCTTCGCGATATGAACGAGCCGCGCGTCGGACAGGGTGCTGCGCCCAGGAGCGAGGTCTATTCGGTATCGGTGCGGCCGTACGGGGACAGGGTGTCACTTTCTTTCGACGCCGTCCGCCGCTACGGCCAGCGCTTCGACCGCGACGGCTTATATATTGCGGCCGACCTCAGGCTGCCGCGCGACATCATGCTCTTCGCCGGGACAACCCCGGGACGAAAATTTTCGGCCGGGGTCCTCGTCCCCATCGAATTCGAGGGCCCGCGCGGATCGACGCTCATCCTTGACTATTTCAACGCCGCGGGCGCGCATGGCAGTCCCCGCGCGGCCGCGTACGGGATCGCGCTCACGGCGGCGAAATACCGCGACGCCGTCCCGGCGGCGAAGGGCGTGCTCGCGATACGTTTTGCCGAAAGCATGAACGAGATAGAGCAGGAGCGGATACTGGGAGAGGCGCGCCCTTCGTTTCACGACATGATCGCGGCACTGGACGAGGCCGCGGCCGACCCGGCGATCGCGGCGGTTATGCTTAAAATCGACAGCATGCCGCTGGGATTCGCGCAGGTACAGGAAGCGAGGGCGGCGATAAAGCGCTTCAGGGCCTCGGGCAAAAAAGTCTACGCGGCCCTTGCTTCCATTGGGAACAAAGAGTATTATCTCGCCGCGGCGGCTGACGAGGTCTGTCTGGCCCCCAACACTCCCTTCGCGTTCACGGGCCTCGTCGCCGAGGTATACTTTTTCAAGGGACTAATGGACAAGGCCGGCGTGCGGTTTGAATCGATATCGAAAGGCAAATATAAATCATTCAACGAGCCGTTCACCCGCGAGGGCATGTCCGAGGCACACCGCGAAAACCTGACGGAGCTTCTTTCGGATCTGAATACACAGTACCTGGACGATATCGCGGCGGACCGTGGTTTTTCGCGCGGAGAGATCGATGCGCTGTTTGCGCGCGGGTTCCTGGCGCCCGATGATGCGAAAGTCGGACGCTTCGTCGACGAGGTGGCGTATCCGTCCGAACTCGAGAAAAAGATAACGGGTGACGGGCCCGGCGCTAAAAGGCTCGTGAAGATGGAGGAATACATCGCCCGGAAACGCCGGCTGGTTGAATGGGGGCCCGTCCCCGCGATCGCCGTGGTGCACGTTACCGGCTCCATCATACGGGGCGAAGAGCGCCGCTCCGGCCTGCTCGGGCCGGACGCGACGGGCGACGAGTCGTTCCGGAAAATGCTCGAACGGGTCTTCGGCGATCCCTCCGTGCGCGCCGTTGTCATCCGGGTTAATTCCGGCGGCGGTTCGGCGACAGCGTCGGATTTTATGTGGCACGCGCTCCTCGAGATGAAAAAGAAGTACAACAAGCCGGTGGTCTTTTCATTCGGCAACATCGCCGCCTCGGGGGGCTATTATATAGCCTGCACGGGCGATAAAATCTTCAGCGGCGGCGGCACGGTCACCGGATCGATCGGGGTCGTGATGGGCAAGGTGAATCTCAGTAAACTCTACGCGACGCTCGGCATCAACAAGGACGTCATCAAGATGAGCGAGTTCGCCGATATCTTCGACGAGTCGAGGGATATCTCGGCGCGCGAGCGGGAGCTTTTACAAAAAGCGGTGGATTTCATCTACCGGGGCTTCACCGAAAAGGTGGAAAAGGGCCGCGGGATATCCAAAGAGAACATCCCGGGTGTCGCCGAGGGCCGTGTCTTTGCTGGAAGCCGCGCGAAGGAGCGCGCGCTGGTCGATTCCATCGGCGGACTGGTGGCCGCGATAGAGTACGCCAAAGGGATGGCGGGGGTCGAGCGCCGCTGCCGCGTGCTCCATCTCCCGTCGCGCAGGTCCTCGGTCGTCGAAATGCTCGGCTCGGCCACCGCCGGTGACGCTCTCGCCGCGATCGAACCTATCAGAAACGCGCTTCAGAACCTCTACCACGGCGACGAGGCCTGGCTTTTTCTGTATCCCTACAGGATCGAAATAAAGTAA
- a CDS encoding TetR/AcrR family transcriptional regulator — translation MKDRTDKTGARGGQTADEMPQRLRARLYPVVLDLFSRSDFYRVNLREISRESGLSTSTIYRYFSSKEELLFTILNEKLSEIRDLVRVHIQGLESTKEILRKILWVTMDFYDRNPGVAITSFITVPMRTWMREESFIREDERNVLVEIVTAARSRKDIDLSIEVREFFDIYYMICYRSIYTWYYHGMRWKLVDTIPGFFERIWRMIAPPEGQDRGAGKKHPRN, via the coding sequence ATGAAAGACAGGACGGATAAAACCGGAGCGCGCGGCGGACAGACCGCCGACGAGATGCCACAACGGCTACGGGCGCGGCTCTACCCGGTGGTACTCGATCTCTTCTCGCGAAGTGATTTCTACCGGGTAAACCTCCGGGAGATATCGAGGGAATCCGGTCTGTCAACCAGCACCATATACCGGTATTTCAGCTCCAAGGAGGAACTCCTCTTTACCATTCTCAACGAGAAGCTCTCGGAGATACGCGATCTGGTGCGCGTCCATATCCAGGGTCTCGAGAGCACAAAAGAAATATTGCGGAAGATACTCTGGGTCACCATGGACTTCTACGACCGCAACCCCGGCGTCGCCATCACCTCGTTCATAACCGTCCCGATGCGAACATGGATGAGGGAGGAATCCTTCATCCGCGAGGACGAGCGTAACGTGCTGGTCGAGATCGTGACCGCGGCACGCAGCCGCAAGGACATCGATCTCTCGATCGAGGTGCGCGAATTTTTCGACATCTATTATATGATCTGCTACCGTTCGATCTATACCTGGTACTACCACGGCATGCGATGGAAGCTTGTCGACACCATCCCCGGTTTCTTCGAACGGATATGGCGCATGATCGCCCCGCCCGAGGGGCAGGATCGCGGCGCCGGCAAAAAGCACCCCCGGAACTGA